The following are encoded together in the Juglans microcarpa x Juglans regia isolate MS1-56 chromosome 2D, Jm3101_v1.0, whole genome shotgun sequence genome:
- the LOC121249652 gene encoding dynamin-2A-like, translating into MEAIEELSQLSESMRQAGALLADEDVDENPGSSSGSSRRASTFLNVVALGNVGAGKSAVLNSLIGHPVLPTGENGATRAPISIDLQRDGSLSSKSIILQIDNKSQQVSASALRHSLQDRLSKGSSGKSRDEIYLKLRTSTAPPLKLIDLPGLDQRIMDDSLVSEYAEHNDAILLVIVPAAQAPEVGSCRAIRIAKEYDGDGTRTIGVISKIDQAASDQKSLAAVQALLLNQGPSRASDIPWVALIGQSVSIASAQSGSIGSENSLETAWRAESESLKSILTGAPQTKLGRIALVDALAQQIRNRMKVRLPNLLSGLQGKSQIVQDELVRLGEQLVQSSEGTRALALELCREFEDKFLQHVTSGEGSGWKIVASFEGSFPNRMKQLPLDRHFDINNVKRIVLEADGYQPYLISPEKGLRSLIKGVLELAKEPSRLCVDEVHRVLVDIVSAAANATPGLGRYPPFKREVVAIASAALDGFKNEAKKMVVALVDMERAFVPPQHFIRLVQRRMERQRREEELKTRSSKKGQEAEQATLNRATSPQTGGQQTGGSLKSMKEKPGQTEKEVQENSGLKTAGPEGEITAGFILKKSAKTNGWSRRWFVLNEKTGKLGYTKKQEERHFRGVITLEECNMEEVSDEEEPPSKSSKDKKANGPDSGKAPSLVFKITSKVPYKTVLKAHSAVVLKAESMADKIEWMNKIRNVIQPSRGGQVKGEGGGMRQSLSDGSLDMMARKPADPEEELRWMSQEVRGYVEAVLNSLAANVPKAVVLCQVEKAKEDMLNQLYSNVSAQSTARIEELLQEDQNAKRRRERYQKQSSLISKLTRQLSIHDNRASAASSWSNGGGAESSPRTSGPSGDDWRSAFDAAANGSVDYNSFGNSSRSGSNGHSRHHSDPAQNGDVNSGSNSGSRRTPNRLPPPPPQSGSSNYKYY; encoded by the exons ATGGAGGCGATCGAGGAGTTGTCTCAGCTGTCGGAGTCGATGCGGCAAGCCGGGGCTCTTCTTGCCGACGAAGACGTTGACGAAAACCCCGGCTCTTCCTCCGGTTCTTCTAGAAGGGCCTCTACTTTCCTCAATGTTGTAGCTCTTGGAAATGTC GGTGCTGGTAAATCTGCAGTCTTGAACAGTTTAATTGGGCATCCTGTTTTG CCGACTGGTGAAAACGGTGCCACTCGAGCTCCCATAAGCATCGATTTGCAGAGGGATGGTTCTTTGAGCAGCAAATCGATTATTTTGCAGATTGACaataaatctcaacaagtttCTGCAA GTGCTTTACGACATTCTCTACAGGATAGACTGAGTAAGGGTTCCTCAGGCAAGAGTCGAGATGAAATATATTTGAAGCTTCGCACAAGTACAG CACCTCCTTTGAAGTTGATTGATTTACCTGGGCTGGATCAACGGATCATGGATGACTCACTG GTTAGTGAATACGCAGAGCACAACGATGCCATTCTACTAGTTATAGTACCTGCCGCACAGGCACCTGAAGTTGGTTCATGTCGAGCCATCCGAATCGCCAAGGAATATGATGGAGATG GTACCAGAACCATTGGTGTAATTAGTAAAATAGATCAAGCTGCATCGGATCAGAAATCACTTGCTGCAGTTCAGGCTCTCCTGTTAAATCAGGGGCCATCAAGGGCATCCGATATCCCATGGGTTGCTTTAATAGGCCAATCAGTCTCAATAGCATCTGCACAATCTGGATCGATTGGCTCAGAGAATTCTTTAGAAACTGCATGGAGAGCAGAGAGTGAAAGTCTTAAATCCATACTAACTGGAGCCCCACAAACTAAACTTGGGAGAATAGCTTTGGTTGATGCTCTGGCGCAGCAGATTAGGAATCGCATGAAAGTTCGGCTTCCAAACCTCCTCTCTGG GTTACAAGGGAAGTCACAAATAGTTCAGGATGAGCTGGTGAGGCTTGGTGAGCAATTGGTTCAAAGTTCCGAGGGCACCCGAGCTCTAGCCCTGGAACTTTGCCGTGAATTTGAGGATAAGTTCCTCCAGCATGTTACATCTGGGGAG GGTTCTGGTTGGAAAATTGTTGCCAGTTTTGAGGGGAGCTTTCCAAATAGAATGAAGCAACTTCCTTTAGACAGACATTTTGATATCAACAATGTCAAGAGG ATTGTGTTGGAAGCAGATGGTTATCAGCCATATCTCATATCCCCTGAAAAGGGTTTAAGATCCTTAATTAAAGGTGTCTTGGAGCTTGCTAAAGAACCATCACGGCTTTGTGTTGATGAG GTACACCGCGTTCTGGTTGATATAGTTTCTGCTGCAGCAAATGCCACACCAGGTCTTGGAAGATACCCTCCATTCAAGAGAGAG GTCGTGGCCATTGCAAGTGCTGCCTTAGATGGTTTTAAGAATGAGGCAAAGAAAATGGTTGTTGCACTAGTTGATATGGAGCGAGCTTTTGTGCCCCCCCAACATTTCATCCGTTTGGTGCAAAGGAG gATGGAGAGACAGCGCCGAGAGGAGGAGCTGAAAACTCGATCTTCAAAAAAGGGTCAAGAGGCAGAGCAGGCAACACTAAACAGA GCAACTAGTCCTCAAACAGGTGGTCAGCAAACTGGTGGAAGCTTAAAATCAATGAAGGAAAAACCAGGGCAGACAGAGAAAGAAGTTCAGGAGAATTCAGGTTTAAAGACTGCAGGTCCCGAAGGAGAAATAACAGCAG GTTTTATATTAAAGAAAAGTGCAAAAACTAATGGCTGGAGCCGTCGGTGGTTTGTTTTGAACGAGAAGACCGGAAAG CTTGGTTACACCAAAAAGCAGGAGGAAAGACATTTTCGAGGAGTCATCACTTTGGAG GAATGTAATATGGAAGAGGTATCAGATGAGGAAGAACCTCCATCAAAGAGTTCAAAGGATAAGAAGGCTAATGGGCCAGATTCTGGAAAAGCACCCAGTCTTGTGTTCAAGATCACTAGCAAGGTTCCATATAAAACTGTTTTGAAAG CCCATAGTGCCGTTGTATTGAAGGCTGAGAGTATGGCTGATAAGATTGAATGGatgaataaaataagaaatgttaTTCAACCTTCTAGGGGAGGACAAGTAAAGGGTGAAGGTGGTGGTATGCGACAAAGCCTTTCTGATGGTTCTCTT GATATGATGGCTCGAAAGCCTGCTGATCCTGAGGAAGAGCTTCGGTGGATGTCTCAAGAAGTACGAGGTTATGTGGAAGCAGTCTTGAACAGTTTGGCTGCAAATGTCCCCAAA GCAGTTGTTCTTTGCCAAGTAGAGAAAGCGAAGGAAGATATGCTAAATCAGTTGTATAGCAATGTCAG TGCACAAAGCACAGCAAGGATTGAGGAGTTGCTCCAGGAGGACCAGAATGCCAAACGTAGGAGGGAGCGCTACCAGAAGCAGTCTTCTCTAATTTCAAAACTAACGCGCCAACTTAGCATTCATGACAACCGAGCTTCTGCTGCCTCCAGCTGGTCTAATGGTGGTGGGGCAG AAAGCAGCCCTAGGACTAGTGGTCCATCTGGTGATGACTGGAGGTCTGCATTTGATGCGGCTGCTAATGGCTCTGTTGATTATAATTCCTTTGGCAATTCTTCTAGGTCTGGATCCAATGGTCACAGCCGACATCACAGTGACCCGGCACAAAATGGTGATGTGAACTCTGGTTCAAATTCCGGCAGCCGACGTACTCCTAATCGGTTGCCCCCTCCTCCACCGCAGTCTGGTtcttcaaattacaaatattattaa
- the LOC121249655 gene encoding SUN domain-containing protein 4 yields MQRSRRAILQRRALEKAISGRTRLYKVSLSLVFVLWGLVFLFSLWISHGHGYRDEPAVILAGTSTWDEAKVGCNDSDTTDNHPPTEALCTNAAETRGYGSKSVADDDSTNYVSVEVSRNDVSTVGEQPAVENSLSALKSENDAPKNDRLSHTVPLGLDEFKSRAFSTVSKSGSGQGGSVIHRVEPGGAEYNYASASKGAKILAFNKEAKGASNILGRDKDKYLRNPCSVDEKFAIIELSEEILVDTIEIANFEHHSSNLKDFELLGSLVYPTDEWVKLGNFTASNVKHAQRFVLQEPKWVRYLKLNLLSHYGSEFYCTLSFVEVYGVDAVERMLEDLISAQDKKLYVTEEGTGDKKELPYQPEPTESVDLDQDITETEITSAHETVKTNVPDPVEEMRHQQVGRMPGDTVLKILMQKVHSLDLNLSVLEQFLEELVSRYGNIFKDIKEDVGEKDVILERIREDIRNLLENQEVIAKDVGDFISWRSLVSLQLDNLLRDNAVLRSQVDKVEENQFSMENKGIVIFVVCLIFSVLALVRLFLDLAVSVYMALSVHRTNESGKFCWMTSPWLFLLLSCSTIIFILSI; encoded by the exons ATGCAGAGGTCACGTAGAGCTATTCTTCAAAGAAGAGCTTTGGAGAAGGCTATAAGTGGAAGAACTAGATTGTACAAGGTTTCTCTTTCTTTGGTGTTTGTTTTGTGGGGGCTTGTCTTCCTTTTTAGCTTATGGATCAGTCACGGCCATGGTTATAGAG ATGAACCTGCTGTAATTCTGGCTGGCACATcaacttgggatgaagccaagGTGGGATGTAATGACTCAGATACTACAGATAATCATCCACCAACGGAGGCTTTGTGTACAAATGCTGCTGAAACCAGAGGGTATGGTAGTAAATCAGTTGCTGATGATGACAGCACAAATTATGTCTCAGTTGAAGTGAGTAGAAATGATGTCTCAACTGTTGGAGAGCAACCTGCAGTGGAGAACTCCCTTTCTGCTCTGAAATCGGAAAATGATGCTCCAAAGAATGATCGTCTCTCTCACACTGTACCACTTGGTCTTGATGAATTCAAAAGCAGAGCCTTTAGTACTGTAAGTAAATCTGGATCTGGTCAGGGTGGAAGCGTAATACACAGAGTTGAGCCTGGTGGTGCTGAGTACAATTATGCTTCAGCATCAAAGGGGGCAAAGATTTTGGCATTTAACAAGGAAGCCAAGGGTGCCTCTAATATCTTAGGTAGAGATAAGGACAAGTATCTTCGGAATCCCTGTTCTGTGGATGAGAAATTTGCCATTATAGAGCTTTCAGAAGAAATCTTAGTAGATACAATTGAAATAGCTAATTTTGAGCACCACTCTTCTAATTTGAAGGACTTTGAGTTGCTTGGCAGTTTGGTTTATCCAACAGATGAATGGGTCAAACTTGGGAATTTCACTGCTTCAAACGTTAAGCATGCACAGAGGTTTGTCCTTCAGGAGCCAAAATGGGTAAGATACCTGAAGTTGAATCTTTTGAGCCATTATGGTTCAGAATTCTATTGTACATTGAGTTTTGTTGAAGTTTATGGTGTGGATGCTGTTGAAAGAATGCTGGAAGATTTGATATCTGCTCAAGATAAAAAATTGTATGTGACCGAGGAAGGAACTGGTGACAAAAAGGAACTACCCTACCAGCCAGAGCCCACAGAGAGTGTTGACCTTGATCAAGATATCACAGAAACTGAAATTACTTCTGCACATGAAACTGTAAAAACGAATGTGCCTGATCCAGTAGAAGAGATGCGTCACCAACAAGTTGGCAGGATGCCGGGGGATACGGTTCTCAAGATATTGATGCAGAAAGTGCATTCACTGGATTTAAATTTATCAGTTTTGGAGCAGTTTTTGGAGGAATTGGTTTCCAGATATGgcaatattttcaaagatatcAAGGAAGATGTAGGAGAGAAAGATGTAATTTTAGAAAGGATCAGGGAGGACATACGGAATCTTCTTGAAAATCAGGAAGTCATT GCTAAAGATGTTGgtgattttatttcttggagGTCCCTTGTTTCATTGCAGTTGGATAATTTACTCAGGGACAATGCTGTTCTCAG ATCTCAGGTTGATAAGGTCGAGGAGAATCAGTTTTCAATGGAGAATAAGGGTATTGTGATATTTGTtgtatgtttaattttttcagtTCTAGCTCTTGTGAGACTATTTCTAGATCTGGCGGTAAGTGTTTATATGGCATTGAGTGTTCATAGAACAAATGAGTCCGGGAAATTTTGTTGGATGACCTCGCCCTGGCTGTTCTTGCTATTGAGCTGTAGCACTATTATCTTCATACTATCAATATAA